One Polaribacter sp. SA4-12 genomic window carries:
- a CDS encoding glycoside hydrolase family 2 TIM barrel-domain containing protein, with translation MRKIFLSIVIISSLIACNSALKKVKILETTSENTATLNGDWKFNTIYGMGSNPLNIQVQSTDIVIESSNEKHIEVKGNWAVKKVGERGSVFYGDNYLVRWFKENETAENYVRFKPNITKTGYYEALVIAPFATHMTVQVNVNHSEGKTPKYLSQRINCGQWISLGIFKFNAANDNYVEVTAITDGQVAANTVLFRPISEENYNEAKKQPEQVYLPEYNDSDWHNLKVPGHWGMLNSYSNYNGLGWYRKEFELPKDWKTSTNNKYRLQFDGVYHVAKVYLNGEFIGRHQGGFTPFEFEVGDQLNFKKSNVLAVEVDNNFIVGATWNWGGIIRDVHLVKNNDVRINNQYIHATPDLEKGTASFKLKVRLENNSSEAKNISIHSVISKNGKLVELNKTAEVAANKIVDEILEGNLEAKDVKLWHFDHPELYSLETTITENENKIDTKTDNFGIRKIEVTASKLLLNGEPIRLGGFNRVSEHRYWGSSEPLEVLEKDVDLMKEAGANFMRIMHGTQNEKLIELCDKKGILIFEEANVRDLTNPEFTAPHYPLAKEWIKGMVERDWNHPSIIGWSVGNELTDHNEYAKLTMDYVREMDPNRLVTCVSNSGQKEEATRETDPNTEVDIIMHNMYSWQGEPQVIIDKLRSEWPEKPIFISEYGFDPYPTTSLDGDQQIFSDWNEHWRSKNEFVIGGSLWTFNDYRSGYAATSQEENRVWGLINVWRQKRRMFERVAKEFSPIKDIEVKNLNILNNKAVIEIPVRGVNDYPSYGLTGYKLKWNFRSLDGTIIENKSQDLPNINPTDKVWKGEISWGKLPSELLDLRIQLVSPTGYVRYEKVIPFSVPNSPVITGIDLGDKSVRVLFQEVPGATEYLVRYSNDNNETIESFKTITNAIEVGGLSNNKEYSFSVIALNTKGESTAPNTIKGTPNSKPLAPKIWEAFITDNKVVIGYTSEFEDTFYNVKYGTSKEALNKEFRSNVRGMMTIDINNENVIYFQIQREIKGQKGSWSAITKAN, from the coding sequence ATGAGAAAAATATTTTTATCCATAGTAATCATTAGTAGTTTAATAGCGTGTAATTCAGCACTAAAAAAAGTTAAAATACTTGAAACTACTTCAGAAAACACAGCAACCTTAAATGGTGATTGGAAATTCAATACCATTTATGGGATGGGGTCAAATCCATTGAACATTCAAGTACAATCAACAGATATTGTTATTGAAAGTAGCAACGAGAAGCATATTGAAGTAAAAGGAAATTGGGCAGTAAAAAAAGTTGGAGAAAGAGGATCCGTTTTTTATGGAGACAACTATTTAGTCCGTTGGTTTAAAGAAAATGAAACAGCGGAAAATTATGTCCGTTTTAAACCAAATATTACTAAAACAGGTTATTATGAAGCTTTAGTGATTGCTCCTTTTGCAACACATATGACAGTGCAGGTAAATGTAAATCATTCAGAAGGGAAAACTCCAAAATATTTGAGTCAAAGAATTAATTGTGGTCAGTGGATTAGTTTAGGAATTTTTAAGTTTAATGCAGCTAATGATAATTATGTAGAAGTTACAGCAATTACTGATGGTCAAGTAGCAGCTAACACTGTATTGTTTAGACCAATTTCTGAAGAAAATTATAATGAAGCGAAAAAACAACCAGAACAAGTTTATTTACCAGAATACAATGATTCAGATTGGCATAATTTAAAAGTTCCTGGACATTGGGGAATGTTAAATTCCTATTCAAATTACAATGGTTTAGGTTGGTATAGAAAAGAATTTGAACTGCCTAAAGATTGGAAAACAAGTACTAATAATAAGTATAGATTACAATTTGATGGTGTTTATCACGTAGCTAAAGTTTATTTAAATGGAGAATTTATAGGTCGTCATCAAGGTGGGTTTACACCTTTTGAATTTGAAGTTGGAGACCAATTAAATTTTAAAAAGTCTAATGTTTTAGCTGTTGAAGTAGATAATAATTTTATTGTTGGAGCAACTTGGAATTGGGGAGGAATTATTAGAGATGTTCATTTGGTAAAGAATAACGACGTTAGAATTAATAATCAATACATTCACGCAACTCCAGATTTAGAAAAAGGAACAGCAAGCTTTAAATTAAAAGTAAGGTTAGAGAACAATTCATCAGAAGCTAAAAATATTTCAATCCATTCCGTAATTTCAAAAAATGGAAAGTTAGTAGAACTAAATAAAACGGCGGAAGTAGCAGCTAATAAAATTGTGGATGAAATTTTAGAAGGAAATTTGGAAGCTAAAGATGTTAAATTATGGCATTTTGATCACCCAGAATTATACAGTTTAGAAACTACTATTACAGAAAACGAAAATAAAATAGATACTAAAACTGATAATTTCGGAATTAGAAAAATTGAAGTTACAGCCTCTAAATTATTATTGAATGGCGAGCCAATTCGTTTAGGAGGATTTAACCGTGTTAGTGAACATAGATATTGGGGATCTTCTGAACCTTTGGAAGTGTTAGAAAAAGATGTTGATTTAATGAAAGAAGCGGGTGCTAATTTTATGCGAATTATGCACGGAACTCAAAACGAAAAACTGATTGAATTATGTGATAAAAAAGGAATTTTGATTTTCGAAGAAGCAAATGTTCGTGATTTAACGAATCCAGAATTTACCGCACCTCATTATCCATTAGCCAAAGAATGGATTAAGGGAATGGTAGAGCGTGATTGGAATCACCCAAGTATTATTGGTTGGAGTGTTGGTAACGAGTTAACAGATCATAATGAGTATGCCAAATTAACAATGGATTATGTGCGTGAAATGGATCCAAATAGATTGGTTACTTGTGTTAGTAATAGTGGTCAAAAAGAAGAAGCAACCCGAGAAACAGATCCAAATACTGAAGTAGATATTATTATGCATAATATGTATAGCTGGCAAGGTGAACCACAAGTTATTATTGATAAATTAAGAAGCGAATGGCCAGAAAAACCAATTTTTATTTCAGAATATGGTTTTGACCCATATCCAACAACTTCATTAGATGGTGACCAACAAATATTTTCAGATTGGAATGAACATTGGAGAAGTAAAAATGAATTTGTTATTGGAGGTTCATTGTGGACATTTAACGATTATAGAAGTGGTTATGCCGCAACTTCACAAGAAGAAAATAGAGTTTGGGGATTGATAAATGTTTGGAGGCAAAAAAGAAGAATGTTTGAAAGAGTAGCTAAAGAGTTTAGCCCAATTAAAGATATTGAAGTTAAAAATTTAAACATTTTAAACAATAAAGCAGTAATTGAAATTCCTGTTAGAGGGGTAAACGATTATCCAAGTTATGGCTTAACAGGCTATAAATTAAAATGGAACTTTAGAAGTTTAGATGGAACTATAATTGAAAATAAATCTCAAGATTTACCAAACATTAACCCAACAGATAAAGTTTGGAAAGGTGAAATTTCTTGGGGGAAATTACCGAGTGAGTTATTGGATTTAAGAATTCAATTAGTGAGTCCAACAGGTTATGTGAGATATGAAAAGGTAATACCATTTTCAGTGCCAAATTCTCCAGTTATTACAGGAATAGATTTAGGTGATAAATCGGTAAGGGTTTTGTTTCAAGAAGTTCCCGGAGCTACTGAATATTTAGTGCGTTATTCAAATGACAATAATGAAACTATAGAATCATTTAAAACTATTACCAATGCTATTGAAGTTGGAGGTCTGTCTAACAACAAAGAATATAGTTTTAGCGTAATAGCTTTAAACACTAAAGGAGAAAGTACAGCACCAAATACAATTAAAGGAACACCAAATAGTAAACCATTAGCACCTAAAATTTGGGAGGCTTTTATTACAGACAACAAAGTAGTTATTGGCTATACAAGTGAATTTGAAGACACTTTTTACAATGTAAAATATGGTACTTCAAAAGAAGCTTTAAACAAAGAGTTTAGATCTAATGTTAGAGGAATGATGACTATTGATATAAATAATGAAAATGTAATTTATTTCCAAATTCAACGAGAAATTAAAGGTCAAAAAGGGAGTTGGTCTGCTATAACTAAAGCAAATTAA
- a CDS encoding FAD-dependent oxidoreductase yields MLVKGFNKEVRSNKVEELQSEFVVIGGGTAGVCAAITAARKGTKTVLVQDRPVLGGNASSEVRLWILGATSHMGNNNRWSREGGVMDEILVENLYRNKEGNAVIFDTVLLEKVLNEKNITLLLNTSVYDVSKSGDTKIESVKAFNPQNCTEYVINAPLFCDASGDGIVAFKAGASFRMGAESKEEFGELFAPDKSYGELLGHSMYFYSKNTDKPVKFVAPEFALKDIKKIPRYKAIGKDDKGCRFWWFEYGGDGDTIHDTEEIKYELWKVIYGVWDYIKNSGEFEDVDNMTLEWVGTVPGKRESRRFEGLYMMKQQDVLGQTKFDDAIAHGGWAIDLHPAEGVYSKLSACTQWHSKGVYQIPYRSFVSKDIDNLFLAGRIISATHVAFGSTRVMATTGLCAQAVGMAAAVCIENNVNPADILDNGLLKTLQNELNLVGQSIPSIPIQQESNLVNEASITSSSNLKLSEIPFDGEWTSLATSAAQLLPFKASEKYKFKVLVKADEDTKIEVQLRTSERSKNYAPEVIIEKQIINIKKGEQEVEFEFIGSVAKNQYAFVTFMSNKKVYFKNSNKRYSGVLSVFNGVNKAVSNNGKQTPPDGIGVDTFEFWIPQRRPEGQNIAMEISPAIEAFDSSNIGNGYVRPWGTVNAWSASLEDKKPSLKIEWDSEKELSEIKLFLDPDYDHPLESTLMGHPEEVAPFCVRKYTIKDLNGTVLVQKEGNYQTINTWKFDSKIITKGIIIEVEHPSENVPASIFEILCS; encoded by the coding sequence ATGTTAGTTAAGGGGTTTAACAAGGAGGTAAGATCTAATAAGGTTGAAGAATTACAAAGTGAGTTTGTAGTTATTGGTGGAGGTACAGCAGGAGTTTGTGCAGCAATTACCGCAGCAAGAAAAGGAACTAAAACGGTGTTGGTGCAAGATAGACCAGTACTTGGAGGAAATGCTTCTTCAGAAGTTAGATTATGGATATTAGGAGCAACTTCGCATATGGGGAACAACAATCGTTGGTCTCGTGAAGGTGGTGTAATGGATGAAATTTTAGTTGAAAATTTATATAGAAACAAAGAAGGAAATGCTGTAATTTTTGATACAGTTTTATTAGAAAAAGTTTTGAATGAAAAAAACATCACATTATTATTAAACACAAGTGTGTATGATGTTTCAAAATCTGGTGATACTAAAATTGAATCGGTTAAAGCATTCAATCCTCAAAATTGTACAGAGTACGTTATAAATGCACCATTATTTTGTGATGCTTCAGGTGATGGAATTGTAGCTTTTAAAGCTGGAGCTTCATTTAGAATGGGGGCAGAAAGCAAAGAAGAATTTGGAGAATTATTTGCGCCAGATAAATCGTACGGAGAATTATTAGGACACTCTATGTATTTTTATAGCAAGAATACAGACAAGCCTGTAAAGTTTGTAGCGCCAGAATTTGCATTGAAAGACATCAAAAAAATACCGCGTTATAAGGCTATTGGAAAAGATGATAAAGGTTGTCGTTTTTGGTGGTTTGAATATGGTGGAGATGGAGATACCATTCACGATACCGAAGAAATTAAATATGAACTTTGGAAAGTAATTTACGGAGTTTGGGATTATATTAAAAATTCTGGAGAGTTTGAAGATGTAGATAATATGACATTGGAATGGGTTGGAACCGTTCCTGGAAAACGAGAAAGTCGTCGTTTTGAAGGTTTGTATATGATGAAACAACAAGATGTTTTAGGGCAAACTAAATTTGATGATGCTATTGCTCACGGTGGTTGGGCAATTGATTTACATCCTGCAGAAGGAGTTTATAGTAAATTGTCTGCTTGTACGCAATGGCATTCAAAAGGAGTATATCAAATTCCTTATCGCTCGTTTGTAAGTAAAGATATTGATAATCTGTTTTTAGCAGGAAGAATTATAAGTGCTACGCACGTTGCTTTTGGCTCTACAAGAGTTATGGCAACAACAGGATTGTGTGCGCAAGCTGTTGGAATGGCAGCTGCCGTTTGTATTGAAAACAATGTAAACCCTGCAGATATTTTAGATAACGGATTGCTTAAAACACTACAAAATGAATTAAATTTAGTAGGGCAAAGTATTCCTAGTATTCCAATTCAACAAGAAAGTAATTTAGTAAATGAGGCAAGTATAACAAGTTCATCAAATTTGAAATTAAGTGAAATTCCTTTTGATGGAGAATGGACAAGTCTCGCTACTTCGGCAGCGCAATTATTGCCTTTTAAAGCAAGTGAAAAGTACAAGTTTAAGGTATTAGTAAAAGCAGACGAAGACACTAAAATAGAAGTTCAGTTACGAACTTCAGAAAGGTCTAAAAATTACGCTCCAGAGGTAATTATCGAAAAGCAAATCATTAATATTAAAAAAGGAGAACAAGAAGTTGAGTTTGAATTTATTGGTTCGGTAGCTAAAAATCAGTATGCTTTTGTGACATTTATGTCTAATAAAAAAGTGTATTTTAAAAATAGTAACAAGCGCTATTCTGGTGTTTTATCTGTATTCAATGGTGTAAATAAAGCGGTTTCAAATAACGGAAAACAAACACCTCCAGACGGAATTGGTGTTGATACATTTGAGTTTTGGATTCCTCAACGTAGACCTGAAGGTCAGAATATAGCAATGGAAATTTCTCCTGCAATTGAAGCTTTTGATAGTTCAAATATTGGAAATGGATATGTACGTCCTTGGGGAACTGTAAATGCTTGGAGTGCTAGTTTAGAAGATAAAAAACCAAGTTTAAAAATTGAATGGGATTCAGAAAAAGAGCTTTCAGAAATTAAGTTGTTTTTAGATCCAGATTACGATCATCCGCTAGAATCTACTTTAATGGGACATCCAGAAGAAGTGGCCCCGTTTTGTGTGAGAAAGTATACAATTAAAGATTTAAACGGAACAGTATTAGTTCAAAAAGAAGGGAATTATCAAACCATAAATACTTGGAAGTTTGATTCAAAAATAATAACAAAAGGAATAATAATAGAAGTTGAACATCCATCAGAAAATGTTCCGGCATCTATTTTTGAAATTTTATGTAGCTAA
- a CDS encoding sodium:solute symporter family protein, translated as MKSFFAAGGALPWWMSGLSLFMSFFSAGTFVVWGSIAYSSGWVAVTIQWTMCIAGLIIGFVIAPKWQKTKALTAAEFITDRLGYNTQKIYTYLFLLISVFTTGAFLYPVAKIVEVSTGIPISVSIIFLGVLILIYTAVGGLWAVIVTDVLQFVVLTAAVLIVVPLSFDKIGGIDNFIAQAPDNFFSFTNTEYSWEFMVTFGLYNLFFIAGNWAYIQRYTSVATPRDAKKVGWLFGGLYTISPLIWMLPPMIYKVLNPDLGGLADEGAYLLMCKEVLPIGMLGLMLGGMIFATSSSVNTTLNISAGVLANDVYKHFYPETSGDKLVKVGRLATIGLGLITIVVALLVPYMGGIVEVVMSLAAITGGAMFLPPLVALFSKYQTGKSVLVVTIVSLVVNSFFKFVMPSMFEYSLNRAMEMTAGVGIPMLLLFIFEVYFRTKKSDTSQYASYLKIVDSKAPQDAKESEGGNKKGGRVIGIGVASTGVLIVIISMLEGNPTLLVTGMGALVLILGSYIIFKNSKKRYKC; from the coding sequence ATGAAATCGTTCTTTGCTGCTGGCGGAGCTTTACCTTGGTGGATGAGTGGTTTATCATTATTTATGAGTTTTTTCTCAGCAGGTACATTTGTAGTTTGGGGTTCCATAGCATACAGTAGTGGTTGGGTTGCAGTTACCATACAATGGACAATGTGCATAGCAGGTTTAATAATTGGTTTTGTAATTGCTCCAAAATGGCAAAAAACAAAAGCCTTAACAGCTGCTGAATTTATTACAGATAGACTGGGTTATAATACTCAAAAAATATACACTTACTTATTTCTTTTAATTTCAGTATTTACAACAGGGGCATTTTTATATCCTGTAGCAAAAATTGTGGAGGTTTCAACAGGAATTCCAATTTCAGTAAGCATCATATTTTTAGGAGTTTTAATATTAATTTATACGGCTGTTGGTGGTTTATGGGCAGTAATTGTGACCGATGTGTTACAATTTGTGGTATTAACCGCAGCTGTTTTAATTGTAGTTCCCTTGTCTTTTGATAAAATTGGTGGAATAGATAATTTTATAGCGCAAGCTCCTGATAATTTTTTCAGTTTTACAAATACCGAATATTCTTGGGAGTTTATGGTAACTTTTGGATTGTATAATTTATTCTTTATTGCAGGAAACTGGGCCTATATACAACGATATACGAGTGTTGCTACACCTAGAGATGCTAAAAAAGTTGGTTGGTTATTTGGAGGTTTATATACAATTAGTCCGCTAATTTGGATGTTGCCACCAATGATTTATAAAGTGTTAAATCCTGATTTAGGTGGTTTGGCAGATGAAGGAGCTTACCTTTTAATGTGTAAAGAAGTATTACCAATTGGAATGTTAGGTTTAATGTTAGGGGGAATGATTTTCGCAACATCAAGTTCTGTAAATACTACATTAAATATTTCTGCAGGTGTGTTGGCAAATGATGTTTATAAACATTTTTATCCAGAAACTAGCGGAGATAAATTAGTGAAGGTTGGAAGATTGGCAACTATTGGATTAGGTTTAATTACAATTGTTGTAGCCTTATTAGTGCCTTATATGGGAGGAATTGTTGAGGTTGTTATGAGTTTAGCAGCCATAACTGGTGGAGCTATGTTTTTACCGCCACTAGTAGCGTTGTTTTCAAAATATCAAACAGGTAAAAGTGTATTAGTAGTAACGATAGTTTCGTTGGTTGTGAATTCATTTTTCAAGTTTGTAATGCCTTCAATGTTTGAATATAGTTTAAACAGAGCAATGGAAATGACGGCTGGCGTTGGAATTCCAATGTTATTATTATTCATTTTTGAAGTTTATTTCAGAACAAAAAAATCAGATACATCTCAATATGCAAGCTATTTAAAAATAGTAGATTCAAAAGCACCTCAAGATGCTAAAGAGTCTGAAGGAGGAAATAAAAAAGGAGGAAGAGTTATAGGAATTGGAGTTGCTTCAACAGGGGTATTGATTGTTATTATATCAATGCTTGAAGGAAATCCAACACTATTGGTTACTGGAATGGGAGCGTTAGTACTTATTTTGGGAAGCTATATTATTTTTAAAAATTCAAAAAAAAGATATAAATGTTAG
- a CDS encoding LacI family DNA-binding transcriptional regulator has product MKYITIKDIAKKLNTSVSTVSRAFNNKSDISVKTKELVLKTAKEMGYRQNRMAKNLVQKRSFNIGIVVPEFVNSFFPEVIIGAQEVFFSKGYQVLITQSNECFETELKNVQSLENSMVDGMLISLSSETANIDYYQDLVNSGFPIVFFNRTYKEIKASKVLFNDYKWSFFATEHLIRQGYINIYHLQGDNTLSLSKERKRGFLDAHKKHHLTVRKDQIIASGFNLEDGEKIAKYLIKKNSIPDAIFAATDPLAIGAMKVFKANGYKIPKDIAFTGFSESKLATIIEPQLSSVKQPTFKIGIEAAKLLIDQIENGNEKNYAPKIIVLNGELNIRESSRDVSGKII; this is encoded by the coding sequence ATGAAATATATTACTATAAAAGATATAGCTAAAAAATTAAACACATCAGTTTCAACCGTTTCTAGAGCGTTTAACAATAAATCAGATATAAGCGTTAAAACAAAGGAGCTTGTTCTGAAAACAGCTAAAGAAATGGGGTACCGTCAAAATAGGATGGCGAAAAATTTAGTGCAGAAGAGATCTTTTAATATTGGTATTGTAGTTCCTGAATTTGTAAATAGTTTCTTCCCAGAAGTTATCATAGGTGCTCAAGAAGTGTTTTTTAGTAAAGGATATCAGGTGTTAATAACGCAATCGAACGAATGTTTTGAAACCGAACTAAAGAATGTTCAATCCTTAGAAAATAGTATGGTTGATGGAATGTTAATTTCATTATCTTCAGAAACAGCTAATATTGATTATTATCAAGATTTGGTAAATAGTGGGTTTCCAATAGTGTTTTTCAATAGAACTTATAAAGAAATTAAAGCCTCAAAAGTACTATTCAATGATTATAAATGGTCTTTTTTTGCTACTGAACATTTGATTAGGCAAGGGTATATAAATATTTATCATTTACAGGGCGATAATACGTTGTCGCTCTCTAAAGAGAGAAAACGTGGTTTTTTAGACGCTCATAAAAAGCATCATTTAACCGTTAGAAAAGATCAAATAATCGCTTCTGGTTTTAATTTAGAAGACGGTGAAAAAATAGCAAAATATTTAATAAAAAAGAACAGTATTCCTGATGCTATTTTTGCTGCGACTGATCCATTAGCTATTGGAGCAATGAAAGTTTTTAAAGCAAATGGATATAAAATACCTAAAGATATTGCTTTCACTGGTTTTTCAGAATCTAAATTAGCAACAATTATTGAACCCCAATTAAGTTCGGTTAAACAACCTACATTTAAAATAGGAATTGAGGCTGCTAAATTACTCATTGATCAAATTGAAAATGGTAATGAGAAAAACTACGCACCGAAAATAATTGTTTTAAATGGAGAATTAAATATTAGAGAATCTTCCAGAGATGTAAGTGGTAAAATTATTTAA
- the galB gene encoding beta-galactosidase GalB, whose translation MSDQNFNKDWLFQRGEIKRGESIVFDDSNWRNLNLPHDWAIEGPFDKKYNARTGGLPVHGEAWYRKHFVVSKENKGKKVSIEFDGAMSNAKVWLNGEFVGERPYGYIGFELDLTKQIKFGEDNVIAVQLNPEDLSARWYPGAGIYRNVRLKINNSIHIPQYGTFVTTPKITKEKATINIETKLENYGSSASDVVLKTIVKNKEGNVVAENTLKVNLNKNSTDNVELTVENPEFWDISNPILYEATTSVFVNDVLVDEYATEFGIRTIEFDRKKGFLLNGNAVELNGVCMHHDQGPLGSAINYRAKERQMQIMQSMGVNALRTSHNPPSPEILQICDKLGIVVIVEAFDEWKIGKVKNGYNKFFDKWHETDLRDMIKRDRNHPSVIMWSIGNEILEQGKKDGWKVAKMLNDICHDEDNTRPTTVGFNYYPAPFDNKLAQFVDIVGMNYWPENYKEILENNPDMIVYGSETSSQTSSRGVYHLPIEFKEKHETNHVSSYDVTVGPPWAYAPDIEFDAQAKESRSLGEFLWTGFDYLGEPTPYGGRDNSSHGYWNDDWPSRSSYFGPVDLSGFPKDRFYLYQSQWTKEPMVHVLPHWNWEGKEGDKIPVFAYTNAEVVELFVNGKSYGKKVKGKDLTKIPSEYHEFEKGMYKTKYRLSWKVPYQPGSIKVVAYNGGKEVATKEIKTASKSAKVTLVADRTEIDADGSDLSFITVKIEDKDGNLSPMAKNLIKFKIEGEGTLAAVGNGDPTSLASFQIPERKAFSGKCLLVVKSTEKSGEIKITASSEGLESQVIIVKTN comes from the coding sequence ATGTCTGATCAAAATTTCAACAAAGATTGGCTATTTCAAAGAGGAGAAATAAAAAGAGGAGAATCAATAGTTTTTGACGATTCTAATTGGAGAAATTTAAATCTTCCTCATGATTGGGCAATTGAAGGTCCTTTTGACAAAAAATATAACGCAAGAACAGGCGGTTTACCAGTTCATGGAGAAGCTTGGTATAGAAAGCATTTTGTAGTTTCAAAAGAAAATAAAGGTAAAAAAGTCTCTATCGAATTTGATGGAGCAATGAGCAACGCAAAAGTTTGGTTAAATGGAGAATTTGTTGGCGAAAGACCTTATGGATATATTGGATTTGAATTAGATTTAACGAAACAGATTAAGTTTGGAGAAGACAATGTAATAGCTGTTCAATTAAACCCAGAAGATTTATCAGCACGTTGGTATCCAGGAGCTGGAATTTACAGAAATGTACGTTTAAAAATAAATAACTCTATTCATATTCCACAATATGGAACTTTTGTAACCACTCCAAAAATAACAAAAGAAAAAGCAACAATAAACATAGAAACAAAACTAGAAAACTATGGAAGTTCAGCTTCTGATGTCGTTTTAAAAACGATTGTAAAAAACAAAGAAGGAAATGTAGTTGCAGAAAATACTTTAAAGGTAAATCTTAACAAAAACTCAACAGACAATGTTGAATTAACTGTAGAAAATCCAGAATTCTGGGATATTTCAAATCCAATTTTATACGAAGCTACAACTAGTGTTTTTGTAAATGATGTTTTAGTTGATGAATATGCTACAGAATTCGGAATTAGAACAATTGAATTTGATAGAAAAAAAGGTTTTTTATTAAATGGAAACGCTGTTGAATTAAATGGAGTTTGTATGCATCATGATCAAGGTCCTTTAGGATCTGCAATTAACTATAGAGCAAAAGAAAGACAAATGCAAATTATGCAAAGTATGGGTGTAAATGCATTGCGTACAAGTCATAACCCTCCTTCACCAGAAATTTTACAAATCTGTGATAAATTAGGAATTGTAGTTATTGTTGAAGCTTTTGATGAATGGAAAATAGGAAAGGTTAAAAATGGTTACAATAAGTTTTTTGATAAATGGCATGAAACGGATTTAAGAGATATGATTAAACGTGATCGTAATCATCCATCAGTAATTATGTGGAGTATTGGAAATGAAATTCTAGAACAAGGAAAAAAAGATGGATGGAAAGTAGCTAAAATGTTAAACGACATTTGCCATGATGAAGATAATACAAGACCAACAACTGTAGGTTTTAATTATTATCCAGCGCCTTTTGATAATAAATTAGCCCAATTTGTTGATATCGTTGGAATGAATTATTGGCCAGAAAACTATAAAGAAATTCTAGAAAATAATCCTGATATGATTGTTTATGGTTCAGAAACATCATCACAAACAAGCAGTAGAGGTGTGTATCATTTACCGATTGAATTTAAAGAAAAACACGAAACAAATCACGTATCTAGTTATGATGTAACTGTTGGTCCACCTTGGGCGTATGCACCAGATATTGAGTTTGATGCACAAGCAAAAGAATCTAGATCTTTGGGTGAATTTTTATGGACTGGTTTCGATTATTTAGGAGAACCAACACCTTATGGAGGAAGAGATAATTCTTCTCATGGTTACTGGAATGATGACTGGCCATCACGCTCATCTTACTTTGGACCAGTAGATTTAAGTGGTTTTCCAAAAGATAGATTTTATTTATATCAAAGTCAGTGGACAAAAGAACCTATGGTTCATGTTCTACCACATTGGAATTGGGAAGGAAAAGAAGGTGATAAAATTCCTGTTTTTGCCTATACAAATGCAGAAGTAGTTGAGCTTTTTGTGAATGGAAAATCTTATGGTAAAAAAGTAAAAGGGAAAGATTTAACTAAAATTCCTTCAGAATATCATGAGTTTGAAAAAGGAATGTACAAAACCAAGTACAGGTTATCTTGGAAAGTTCCATATCAACCAGGAAGCATAAAAGTTGTTGCATATAATGGCGGTAAAGAAGTTGCAACTAAAGAAATAAAGACAGCTTCTAAATCAGCAAAAGTAACGCTTGTAGCAGACAGAACAGAAATTGATGCAGATGGTTCAGATTTATCATTTATAACCGTAAAGATTGAGGATAAAGACGGTAACCTAAGTCCGATGGCAAAAAATTTAATAAAATTTAAAATTGAAGGTGAAGGAACTTTAGCTGCAGTAGGTAATGGAGATCCAACATCATTAGCTTCGTTTCAAATTCCAGAAAGAAAAGCATTTAGTGGTAAATGTTTATTGGTTGTAAAATCAACTGAAAAATCAGGTGAAATTAAAATCACAGCTTCTTCTGAAGGATTAGAATCTCAAGTTATTATTGTAAAAACGAACTAA